Sequence from the Vulgatibacter sp. genome:
GCGGCGCAGGCGGCGCATCAATTCCTCACCTTCGCCACCGCCACGCCCCTGCAGATCGCTGCGGCCGAAGCGCTGCGCAGCTGCGACGAGCCCTTTGTGGAGGGGCTGCAGGGCGCGTACCGATCGCGCCGCGACTTCCTCGTCGACACGCTGCGCGCTGCGGGCTTCGCCGTCTCGGTACCCGCAGGCGCCTACTTCGTCCTCGCCGACTTCTCCGCGCTCTCGCGGGAGGACGATCGCAGCTTCGCCGAGCGGCTCGTCCGCCAGGTGGGCGTGGCCGCGATCCCGCCCAGCTGCTTCTACGCGGCCGATCCGGCGGAGGGGCGCAGGCTGCTCCGCTTCGCCTTCTGCAAGCGGCTGGAGACCCTCGAGGCGGCGGCAGAGCGGCTGCGCGTGCTCGCCGGCTGAGCGCACTGCGGGTCGCTCCGACGCAAAGCGATTTGCCCGCGCGAATTTTGTGGTACCTGCCCGCCGATGATCGAGCCGTCCCAGGCGGTGGTGACCACACCGCGCAGGCCGAAAGCCGTTGACGTCGCCGAGGCCCGGGCCGAGGCGGCGCGCCTCGGCTGCCGCTACGTCGAACGCCGCAGCCAGGGGTGGGAGAAGCTGGTGGAAACTACCGGCGCACGAGCGGTGCTGGCGGTGGCCCACGGCGACCGGGCGCTGTGGCTGCCGGGGATGACCGTGCCCTGGCGCTTCCATGGCGGGATGGCGGTGCTGCGGATCCGGCGGATGATCGCAGGTGTCGAGCCCGATCCCTTCCTCGCCGCCTGCGACGTGCGCGCGGGGGATCGCTTCCTCGACTGCACCGGCGGCGCCTGCGCCGACGCGCTGGTCGCTGCCCACGCGGTGGGGGAGGGCGGCCACGTCGAGGTGATCGAGGCGAGCGCGCTGCTCCACGCGGTGACGGGCCATGGCGCCCGGCACGTGCGCTTCGGCGAGGCGCCCATCGACGCGGCGCTCTCGCGGATGCACGTCACCCTGGGCGATCACCTCGAGGTGCTCCGCTCGCTCCCCGATCGCTCGTACGACGTCGTCTATTTCGATCCCATGTTCCGCGAGACCACCACCGCGGCGCCGGGCTTCGACGTGGTGCGGGCCCTCGCCGACCCGCGGCCCCTCGCGGCGGAGGCCCTCGCCGAGGCCAGGCGCGTCGCGCGCCGCCGCGTGGTCCTCCAGGATCGCAAGACCGGCGGCGAGCTCGAGCGCCTCGGGCTCCCCGAGCTACCGGTGATGAGCCGCTACGCCCAGGTACGCTTCGGCGGCCTCGTATTCGCGTAGGCGAGGAACGAAGACGGCGCCCGGTCTCCCGGACGCCGCCCTGCTGCCTGCCGTGTAACGCAGCTCAGAAGGTGTACTGCGTGTAGACGTTGAGCACGCTGACCGACTGGTTGTAGCGGCCGGCGGCGTTCGGCTGGGCGGAGGGTGCTTCGAAGGTGGTCACGTCCTCCACCTCGACGTTGCGCTCGTTGTAGATCACCTGGGTGAAGGTGCCGCTCAGGACCCAGTTCGACGCGAGGGCGAACTCGCCGCCGATCGCGAGCGTGTACTTGGTCATGTCGATGAGCGCCGGATCGAGGGTCTCGTCGGGGACCGCGTTCCCGTCGTAGCCCAGGCCGATGTAGCCCTCGGCGCGCTGGGTGAACCAGTAGGAGACGCCGCCGCGGAGGCCGAAGGCGTCGTCCCAGTTGCGCGGGATGTTCTGGATCACGGAGCCGTCGCCGGTGATCTCCGCGCCGTTCTCGGCGAGATCACATTCGGCGTTGGCAGCGTTCACGATGCACTGCCGGTCGAAGACGCTCCAGCGGGCGTACTCGCCGAAGAGGCGGGCCTCCCACTGCCGGTCGAACTGCCAGCGGGCGCCGAAGCGCCACACGTCCGGGAGCTCCTGCTGCAGCTCGACGTCGGTCACGCCGGGCTGGCCGTCGGCGAGCACCGTGTCGAGGGTGCCGTCGAGGACCATCTCGCCGAATCCGGGCTGGCTCTGGTAGGAGACGCCGACCCAGAGCCGATCGACGGGCTCCCAGATCACGCCGCCCGAGAGGGAGAGGTCCCAGCCGCTGGTGTCGAGATAGGAGCGGCCCTCCTTGATCGTGGTGCCGTCCTCGAGGACCAAATCGTCGCTGCCGTCGAGGTTGCGGGCGCGGATGGTGTGCACGGTGCTCTGCACCGCGTTGACGCCGACACCGACGGAGAGGCGGAGCGCGGGGATCTGGTAGGCGGCGGCGCCGGTCACGTAGAGCGACTGGATCCTGCCGTCCATGGTCCACCAGCGCTGCACGCCGTCGGCGGCGCCGGGGTATCGCGCGTTGCCCTCCCAATCCTCGTTCTCGTCCCAGGAGGCGACGCCGCCGAAGGGCACGTAGACCGCCACGCCGGCGCCGAAGTTCTCGAGGCCGAAGTTGGTGGTCACCGCTGCGAAGGGGGAAGCGATGAAGTCGCCGAGGGTCGCCTCGCCGCTGTTGGCGCCAACGGCGTCGAGGGGGGTGAAGCCGTCGCTGCCGTTCGGCTCGCGGAGGTTGCTGATCGCCTCCTCGGGCCGCTCGTAGGTGGCGGTCCGGTAGGCGAAGCTGCCGTCGAGGTAGAGGCTGAAATTCCAGCCTTCCTTCTTCCGGTCGTATTTGTTGTAGGTGGAGCCGAGCGCCAACCCCGCCGGGTTGTAGTACATCGCCGTGGGATTGCTCGTGGTCGGGTGGCCGTGTTCGCCACCGAAACGTGCCGCGAGGAAGCCGCTCGCCGAGGCCGGCTGCGCCGCGAGGGTCGTCGCCAGACCTGCTGCTGTTCCGAGGATGATTCGCCTCAAAATACCCTCCGGACGATGGGTTCCGGCAGCGCTGCAGAGGTTTGACAGCGCACCCGCCGGGCCGCAAACTTGCCGCTCACCTGCTGTTTCGGAGCGATTTACCCATGGCCCGATCGCACCTGTCAAAGAGTTCGCTCCTTGCGCTGACCGGCACCGCACTCCTGCTTGGCGGCTGCCCGGATCCCGAGGGGAAGTGGGACGAATTCCTCGACCGCACCGAGGACCAGCGGGGCGGGGAGACGGTGAGCTGCGAGGTCACCAACGTCTACGACGTGAACGGCGACTTCCTCCTCGCCCTCTCCACCATCCTGGGGCGCAACCTGCCCCTGCTCTTCGTCGCCGAGACGGAGATCAACGTCGTCAACGAGATCGAGTGCCCGCCCGAGGGCTGCAGGATGAGCCTGCGCCTCCAGCCGATCGTGCCGCTCACCTCGAGCCCCGCTGCGCTGGCGGAGCACGACCGGTCCAATTGCCCGGAGCCGGGGGAGCCGACCGGCGATCTGATCGTGCTCGAGAACGTGCCGGTGGATCCCTTCGGCGAGTTCGTGGCGGACTTCGGGGAGCAGACGGTCAGCGGCTGCGCCAACCCGATCACCGGCCGCGAGATCGTCGCGACGATCACCCTCGACGGCAATACCGTGAGCCCCGACATCTACGCCGGCGACCTGCAGG
This genomic interval carries:
- a CDS encoding OmpP1/FadL family transporter: MRRIILGTAAGLATTLAAQPASASGFLAARFGGEHGHPTTSNPTAMYYNPAGLALGSTYNKYDRKKEGWNFSLYLDGSFAYRTATYERPEEAISNLREPNGSDGFTPLDAVGANSGEATLGDFIASPFAAVTTNFGLENFGAGVAVYVPFGGVASWDENEDWEGNARYPGAADGVQRWWTMDGRIQSLYVTGAAAYQIPALRLSVGVGVNAVQSTVHTIRARNLDGSDDLVLEDGTTIKEGRSYLDTSGWDLSLSGGVIWEPVDRLWVGVSYQSQPGFGEMVLDGTLDTVLADGQPGVTDVELQQELPDVWRFGARWQFDRQWEARLFGEYARWSVFDRQCIVNAANAECDLAENGAEITGDGSVIQNIPRNWDDAFGLRGGVSYWFTQRAEGYIGLGYDGNAVPDETLDPALIDMTKYTLAIGGEFALASNWVLSGTFTQVIYNERNVEVEDVTTFEAPSAQPNAAGRYNQSVSVLNVYTQYTF
- a CDS encoding class I SAM-dependent methyltransferase translates to MIEPSQAVVTTPRRPKAVDVAEARAEAARLGCRYVERRSQGWEKLVETTGARAVLAVAHGDRALWLPGMTVPWRFHGGMAVLRIRRMIAGVEPDPFLAACDVRAGDRFLDCTGGACADALVAAHAVGEGGHVEVIEASALLHAVTGHGARHVRFGEAPIDAALSRMHVTLGDHLEVLRSLPDRSYDVVYFDPMFRETTTAAPGFDVVRALADPRPLAAEALAEARRVARRRVVLQDRKTGGELERLGLPELPVMSRYAQVRFGGLVFA